Proteins encoded together in one Vigna angularis cultivar LongXiaoDou No.4 chromosome 5, ASM1680809v1, whole genome shotgun sequence window:
- the LOC108340205 gene encoding fasciclin-like arabinogalactan protein 11, with protein sequence MKQTTIFSLSVFLLFWSTTLAISSAPAAAPKAPATKTPHTPKAAAPSPKPLVPTLPQSPDSPDSVPDDITRILKKAKMFSTLIRLLKTTEIINNVNSQLITAKTGGITILAPDDSAFSNLKAGFLNSLNEGQKIELVQFHILPQFVSSSNFDSLSNPVQTVAGKDPVRLPLNVNALGNSVNISTGVVNATILGVVYSDNKLGIYHVDKVLLPLDFFATSKAPALAPSSLAKAPKAAKENSSEDDQGETKQDQNKSGAVSLVGLGGTKFMSLGIALMAVATMWC encoded by the coding sequence ATGAAACAAACAACCATTTTCTCCTTATCAGTGTTCCTACTCTTTTGGTCTACCACTTTGGCCATTTCATCAGCACCTGCAGCAGCTCCAAAAGCCCCAGCAACAAAAACTCCCCATACCCCAAAGGCTGCAGCACCATCACCAAAACCATTAGTTCCCACATTACCTCAGTCTCCAGACTCCCCTGACTCTGTCCCTGATGATATCACCAGAATCCTCAAAAAGGCTAAAATGTTCTCAACTCTCATTCGCCTCCTCAAAACCACAGAAATCATCAACAACGTCAACTCACAGCTCATAACAGCCAAGACTGGGGGCATAACCATTCTAGCACCAGATGATTCTGCCTTTTCAAACCTCAAAGCTGGGTTCCTCAACTCCCTCAACGAAGGCCAGAAAATCGAACTTGTCCAGTTCCACATATTGCCACAGTTTGTCTCAAGCTCAAACTTTGATTCTCTGAGCAATCCTGTGCAGACAGTGGCAGGTAAAGATCCTGTAAGGCTTCCACTGAACGTAAATGCATTAGGTAACAGTGTCAACATTTCAACTGGAGTCGTCAATGCCACCATTCTTGGGGTAGTATACTCTGATAACAAACTTGGGATTTATCACGTTGACAAGGTGCTTCTTCCTTTGGATTTCTTTGCCACCAGTAAGGCTCCAGCTTTGGCTCCTTCATCTCTTGCAAAGGCTCCCAAAGCTGCCAAGGAAAATTCTTCTGAGGATGATCAAGGCGAAACAAAGCAGGATCAGAATAAATCTGGGGCAGTGAGTTTGGTTGGCCTTGGTGGAACAAAGTTTATGTCACTTGGCATAGCTTTGATGGCAGTGGCAACCATGTGGTGTTGA
- the LOC108340202 gene encoding fasciclin-like arabinogalactan protein 12 produces the protein MMKNQCLLSFSVALLVSFLYSTTTLAQLSPASAPLKPVQPTPTPPAEAPKQPLVPSLPQSPSDATPDTAAVDIVGILRQAKSFNILIRLMKTTQLINQLNAQLLTTKSGGITILAPDDSSFSQLKAGFLNSLSDGQKLELLQFHVLSDYVSSSNFDTLTNPVRTLAGAKPGKVELNVISYGGSVNISTGEVNTTITGIVYTDKHLAIYKVGKVLLPMDFFTVAKAPAKGPSLAPEPSAKAPKADKEKPLSPDSSESSEINSTSDNSGTVNINVRGKWVSLVLGGLILLALSS, from the coding sequence ATGATGAAAAACCAATGTCTTTTGTCTTTCTCAGTAGCACTGCTAGTTTCATTTTTGTATTCCACCACCACTTTAGCCCAATTATCACCAGCTTCTGCCCCTCTTAAACCAGTTCAACCTACTCCTACTCCACCAGCTGAGGCTCCTAAACAGCCATTGGTTCCCTCATTGCCACAGTCACCAAGTGATGCCACTCCCGACACTGCAGCTGTTGACATTGTTGGAATCCTGAGGCAGGCCAAGTCATTCAACATCCTTATCCGCCTCATGAAAACCACCCAATTGATCAACCAACTCAATGCACAGCTCCTCACCACTAAGTCAGGTGGCATCACCATTCTTGCACCTGATGATAGTTCCTTCTCTCAACTCAAAGCAGGCTTCCTCAACTCTCTTTCTGATGGCCAAAAGCTCGAGCTCTTACAATTCCATGTTCTGTCAGACTATGTTTCTAGCTCCAACTTTGATACTCTAACCAACCCTGTGAGAACGCTTGCAGGAGCTAAACCTGGAAAAGTGGAACTGAACGTGATAAGTTACGGAGGCAGTGTGAACATCTCAACGGGTGAGGTTAACACCACCATCACTGGCATTGTATACACAGATAAACATCTTGCTATTTACAAGGTGGGTAAAGTGCTTCTTCCTATGGACTTTTTTACTGTTGCTAAAGCACCAGCAAAGGGACCATCTTTGGCACCAGAACCTTCAGCAAAGGCTCCTAAAGCGGATAAGGAGAAGCCACTGTCTCCAGATTCCTCAGAATCATCTGAAATTAATTCCACAAGCGACAACTCTGGCACTGTGAACATCAACGTACGAGGAAAGTGGGTGTCCCTTGTTCTTGGAGGACTTATCCTGCTTGCATTGTCATCATGA
- the LOC108340200 gene encoding beta-galactosidase 8 yields MRASQTLFLLLWFFCIYAPSSFSTNVTYDHRALVIDGKRRVLVSGSIHYPRSTPEMWPDIIQKSKDGGLDVIETYVFWNLHEPVQGQYNFEGRADLVEFVKTVAAAGLYVHLRIGPYACAEWNYGGFPLWLHFIPGIQFRTDNKPFEKEMKRFTAKIVDMMKQENLYMSQGGPIILSQIENEYGNIDADYGPAAKSYIKWAASMATSLDTGVPWVMCQQLDAPDPIINTCNAFYCDQFQPNSKAKPKIWTEGYTGWFLAFGDALPHRPVEDLAFAVARFFQRGGTFNNYYMYHGGTNFGRASGGPFVASSYDYDAPIDEYGIIRQPKWGHLKDLHKAIKLCEEALTATDPTITSLGPNIEVAVYKTGAVCSAFLANIATSDAKVTFNGNSYHLPAWSVSILPDCKSVVLNTAKINSASVISSFRTESLKEEVGSLDDSYSGWSWIGEPIGISKADSFSKFGLLEQINTTGDRSDYLWYSLSIDLDTSTQAVLHIESLGHALRAFINGKLAGNGMGNHEKANVKVDIPITLVAGKNTIDLLSLTVGLQNYGAFFDTWGAGITGPVILKGLKNGSSLDLSSHMWTYQIGIKGEDLGPSGGSSGQWNSQSTLPVHQPFIWYKTNFVAPSGSNPVAIDFTGMGKGEAWVNGQSIGRYWPTYASPSGGCTDSCNYRGSYQASKCLQNCGKPSQTLYHVPRSWLRPQGNTLVLFEESGGNPKQISFATKQIGSVCSHVSESHPPPVDFWNSDAESGRKVGPVLLLECPYPNQVISSIKFASFGTPQGTCGNFKHGRCSSNKALSIVQKGCIGSSSCRIELSINTFGDPCKGVAKSLAVEASCA; encoded by the exons ATGAGAGCATCACAGACTCTGTTTCTTTTGCTTTGGTTCTTCTGCATTTATGCCCCTTCTTCGTTTTCCACAAATGTCACTTACGACCATAGAGCATTGGTCATTGATGGCAAGCGCCGAGTCTTGGTCTCTGGTTCTATCCACTACCCTCGTAGCACTCCAGAG ATGTGGCCAGACATCATTCAGAAGTCCAAAGATGGAGGACTTGATGTGATTGAGACTTATGTTTTCTGGAACTTACACGAACCAGTTCAAGGCCAG TATAATTTTGAAGGTAGGGCAGATTTGGTTGAATTTGTGAAGACAGTAGCAGCAGCAGGCCTATATGTGCATCTCCGGATTGGTCCATACGCATGTGCTGAATGGAACTACGG CGGTTTCCCTCTTTGGCTACATTTTATACCAGGAATTCAGTTCCGAACTGATAACAAACCATTTGAG AAAGAAATGAAGCGGTTCACCGCTAAAATTGTAGATATGATGAAGCAAGAGAACCTCTATATGTCACAGGGAGGACCTATTATTTTGTCTCag ATTGAAAATGAGTATGGGAACATTGATGCGGATTATGGTCCAGCTGCTAAATCCTACATCAAATGGGCAGCATCAATGGCAACATCTCTTGATACAGGGGTTCCTTGGGTAATGTGCCAACAGCTAGATGCTCCAGATCCAATT ATTAACACATGCAATGCATTTTACTGTGACCAATTCCAACCGAATTCTAAGGCAAAACCAAAAATATGGACTGAGGGTTATACTGGATG GTTTCTTGCATTTGGTGATGCTTTACCTCACAGACCTGTGGAAGATCTTGCATTTGCTGTGGCACGCTTTTTCCAACGAGGGGGAACTTTCAACAATTACTATATG TACCATGGAGGGACAAACTTTGGCCGGGCTTCTGGTGGGCCTTTTGTTGCTAGTAGTTATGATTATGATGCACCAATTGATGAGTATG GAATTATTAGACAGCCTAAGTGGGGTCACCTTAAAGACTTGCATAAGGCCATAAAACTTTGTGAAGAAGCACTGACAGCTACTGATCCAACAATTACATCTCTTGGACCAAATATAGAG GTTGCAGTGTACAAGACTGGAGCTGTGTGTTCCGCTTTCCTTGCCAACATTGCTACATCTGATGCAAAAGTGACTTTCAATGGAAATTCATATCACCTTCCCGCATGGTCCGTGAGCATCTTACCAGACTGCAAGAGTGTAGTGCTTAATACTGCAAAG ATTAATTCTGCATCTGTGATTTCAAGCTTTAGAACTGAATCTTTAAAAGAAGAGGTTGGCTCGTTGGATGATTCTTACTCGGGCTGGAGTTGGATTGGTGAACCTATCGGTATTTCAAAGGCTGATTCATTCTCAAAATTTGGGTTACTGGAGCAAATAAATACAACTGGTGATAGAAGTGATTATCTGTGGTACTCATTAAG CATTGATCTTGATACTAGTACTCAAGCTGTCCTTCACATTGAATCCCTTGGTCATGCTCTTCGTGCTTTCATAAATGGGAAACTTGCAg GGAATGGAATGGGGAACCATGAGAAAGCTAACGTCAAAGTAGACATCCCCATCACTCTAGTGGCTGGGAAGAACACAATTGATCTCTTGAGTTTAACTGTGGGACTTCag AACTATGGAGCTTTTTTTGACACATGGGGTGCAGGGATCACTGGCCCTGTGATATTAAAAGGTTTGAAAAATGGCAGCTCTCTTGATCTGTCCTCCCATATGTGGACATATCAG ATTGGTATTAAAGGTGAAGATTTAGGTCCATCTGGTGGCAGTTCTGGACAGTGGAATTCACAATCTACCCTACCTGTACACCAACCCTTCATTTGGTACAAG ACAAACTTCGTTGCTCCCTCTGGGAGCAATCCAGTTGCAATTGACTTCACGGGGATGGGAAAAGGTGAGGCTTGGGTGAATGGACAGAGCATTGGGCGATACTGGCCTACCTATGCCTCTCCAAGCGGTGGTTGTACTGATTCATGCAATTATAGAGGGTCATATCAAGCATCCAAATGCCTCCAGAACTGTGGAAAGCCATCACAGACATT ATACCATGTACCACGATCATGGTTACGACCTCAAGGCAACACACTAGTATTGTTTGAGGAAAGTGGAGGCAACCCTAAGCAAATCAGTTTTGCTACAAAACAGATAGGAAGCGTGTGTTCTCATGTATCTGAATCTCACCCTCCACCTGTAGACTTCTGGAATTCTGATGCAGAATCAGGAAGAAAAGTAGGGCCTGTACTGTTACTGGAGTGCCCTTATCCTAATCAGGTGATCTCTTCCATCAAATTTGCTAGTTTTGGAACACCTCAGGGGACTTGTGGAAACTTCAAACATGGACGGTGCAGCAGCAATAAGGCTCTATCCATTGTGCAGAAG GGCTGCATTGGATCAAGCAGTTGTAGAATTGAACTATCAATTAATACGTTTGGAGATCCATGTAAAGGAGTAGCAAAGAGTTTAGCTGTTGAAGCTTCTTGTGCATAA
- the LOC108318849 gene encoding EPIDERMAL PATTERNING FACTOR-like protein 5 isoform X1, whose product MDTIGNQTRLCSIVMLMLLCTMIFFSCSAASTKVASESEESLVSSTGRPKMLIGSSPPTCISRCDNCTPCKPIVVPFPPPVPLQTLSTSEQLNTAFQRSDDFGPQAVIWKCTCGGKLCTYNWNHSICFFMTERLYNFFPSGRGSDSSIISPPQTQVHEDILVNLH is encoded by the exons ATGGATACCATAGGGAACCAAACACGTCTTTGTAGCATAGTCATGTTAATGTTATTGTGCACAATGATCTTCTTCAGCTGCAGTGCTGCTTCTACCAAGG TAGCCAGTGAAAGTGAAGAAAGTTTGGTGTCATCAACGGGTAGGCCTAAGATGCTTATCGGATCAAGTCCACCAACCTGCATTTCCAGGTGTGACAATTGCACACCCTGCAAACCAATTGTTGTACCATTTCCACCTCCTGTTCCACTGCAAACCCTCTCTACCTCTGAGCAACTTAACACAGCCTTCCAGCGATCCGATGACTTTGGGCCTCAGGCTGTGATCTGGAAATGCACGTGTGGCGGCAAGCT GTGCACATACAATTGGAACCACAGCATATGCTTCTTTATGACTGAAAGACTGTACAACTTTTTTCCAAGTGGTAGAGGATCAGACTCATCAATTATTTCACCACCTCAAACACAAGTACATGAAGACATTCTTGtgaatttacattaa
- the LOC108318849 gene encoding EPIDERMAL PATTERNING FACTOR-like protein 5 isoform X2, giving the protein MDTIGNQTRLCSIVMLMLLCTMIFFSCSAASTKASESEESLVSSTGRPKMLIGSSPPTCISRCDNCTPCKPIVVPFPPPVPLQTLSTSEQLNTAFQRSDDFGPQAVIWKCTCGGKLCTYNWNHSICFFMTERLYNFFPSGRGSDSSIISPPQTQVHEDILVNLH; this is encoded by the exons ATGGATACCATAGGGAACCAAACACGTCTTTGTAGCATAGTCATGTTAATGTTATTGTGCACAATGATCTTCTTCAGCTGCAGTGCTGCTTCTACCAAGG CCAGTGAAAGTGAAGAAAGTTTGGTGTCATCAACGGGTAGGCCTAAGATGCTTATCGGATCAAGTCCACCAACCTGCATTTCCAGGTGTGACAATTGCACACCCTGCAAACCAATTGTTGTACCATTTCCACCTCCTGTTCCACTGCAAACCCTCTCTACCTCTGAGCAACTTAACACAGCCTTCCAGCGATCCGATGACTTTGGGCCTCAGGCTGTGATCTGGAAATGCACGTGTGGCGGCAAGCT GTGCACATACAATTGGAACCACAGCATATGCTTCTTTATGACTGAAAGACTGTACAACTTTTTTCCAAGTGGTAGAGGATCAGACTCATCAATTATTTCACCACCTCAAACACAAGTACATGAAGACATTCTTGtgaatttacattaa
- the LOC108340203 gene encoding fasciclin-like arabinogalactan protein 12, producing the protein MMKKQPVFSFPIVLLLSILYSTTTLAQLSPASAPLKPVQATPTPPAEAPRQPLVPSLPQSPSDATPDTPAVDIVGILRQAKSFNILIRLMKTTQLINQLNAQLLTTKSGGITILAPDDSSFSQLKPGFLNSLSDGQKLELLQFHVLSDYVSSSNFDTLTNPVRTLAGAKPGKVELNVISYGGSVNISTGEVNTTITGIVYTDKHLAIYKVGKVLLPMDFFVVAKAPAKAPSLAPESSEKAPKADKEKSLSPDSSESSEINSTNDTSGTVKINVYGKWLSHVLGLVLLIALLS; encoded by the coding sequence ATGATGAAAAAGCAACCTGTTTTCTCCTTTCCAATAGTACTTCTACTTTCCATTTTGTATTCCACCACTACTTTAGCTCAATTATCACCAGCTTCTGCCCCTCTTAAACCAGTTCAAGCAACCCCTACCCCACCCGCTGAGGCTCCTAGACAGCCATTGGTTCCCTCATTGCCACAGTCACCAAGTGATGCCACTCCCGACACTCCAGCTGTTGACATTGTTGGAATCCTGAGGCAGGCCAAGTCATTCAACATCCTTATCCGCCTCATGAAAACCACCCAATTGATCAACCAACTCAATGCACAGCTCCTCACCACTAAGTCAGGTGGCATCACCATTCTTGCACCTGATGACAGTTCTTTCTCTCAACTCAAACCAGGCTTCCTCAACTCTCTTTCTGATGGCCAAAAGCTCGAGCTCTTGCAGTTCCACGTTCTTTCTGACTATGTTTCTAGCTCCAACTTTGATACTCTAACCAACCCTGTGAGAACACTTGCAGGAGCTAAACCTGGAAAGGTGGAACTGAATGTGATAAGTTATGGAGGTAGTGTGAACATCTCAACGGGTGAGGTTAATACCACCATCACTGGCATTGTATATACAGATAAGCATCTTGCTATTTACAAGGTAGGGAAGGTGCTTCTTCCTATGGACTTCTTTGTTGTTGCTAAAGCACCTGCAAAGGCACCCTCTTTGGCACCAGAATCTTCGGAAAAGGCTCCTAAAGCGGATAAGGAGAAGTCACTGTCTCCGGATTCCTCAGAATCATCTGAGATTAATTCCACCAATGATACCTCTGGCACTGTGAAAATCAATGTGTATGGAAAGTGGCTGTCCCATGTTCTTGGACTTGTTCTCCTGATTGCATTGTTATCATAA